The following are encoded in a window of Variovorax paradoxus genomic DNA:
- a CDS encoding RcnB family protein yields MIFRTKRLTTAAVAALALSLAAGSALAQDRRGDDHRPGGGRYEQRDDHRGDHRGAGRYEQRNDHRSHRGPHAGYRGDQDFRDGRQFDRRGFPQPHSEWRRGGRVPTEYRGRNYVVNDWRAYRLQQPPRGYQWVGVGGDYVLAAIATGLIAQIIAGQ; encoded by the coding sequence ATGATCTTCCGTACCAAGCGCCTCACCACTGCCGCCGTTGCGGCGCTCGCACTGTCCCTGGCAGCAGGCAGCGCGCTGGCGCAAGATCGCCGGGGCGACGACCACCGTCCGGGCGGCGGCCGCTACGAGCAGCGCGATGACCACCGTGGGGACCATCGCGGTGCAGGCCGCTACGAACAGCGCAACGACCACCGCTCGCACCGCGGCCCTCACGCCGGTTACCGCGGCGACCAGGACTTCCGCGACGGTCGCCAGTTCGACCGCCGGGGCTTCCCGCAGCCGCACAGCGAGTGGCGCCGTGGTGGCCGCGTGCCGACCGAGTACCGGGGCCGCAACTACGTGGTGAACGACTGGCGCGCCTACCGCCTGCAGCAGCCGCCGCGCGGCTACCAGTGGGTGGGTGTGGGCGGTGACTACGTGCTCGCAGCCATTGCCACGGGCCTCATCGCGCAGATCATCGCGGGCCAGTAA
- a CDS encoding dihydrofolate reductase family protein, protein MRKLIVQMQMSVDGFVSPANGDIDWQLWGWGDRWGWDAALKRDFNAVFAGVDTILLSRKIIEEGYLEHWGRAATRFPANPDYAFAQRIVEARKVVLTNKLKASRWERTDIARGAMADEVNALKRQPGKDILTIGGVGFASSLTSAGLVDEFQFFVNPTAVGAGRSVFHDTRHGHALRLLGSTAYDCGMVVNRYAPA, encoded by the coding sequence ATGCGAAAGCTCATCGTGCAAATGCAGATGTCGGTCGACGGGTTCGTGTCGCCGGCCAACGGTGACATCGACTGGCAGCTGTGGGGCTGGGGCGACCGGTGGGGCTGGGACGCGGCGCTCAAGCGTGACTTCAACGCCGTGTTCGCGGGCGTCGACACCATCCTGTTGAGCCGCAAGATCATCGAGGAGGGCTACCTTGAGCACTGGGGCCGCGCCGCGACGCGCTTTCCGGCGAACCCCGACTACGCCTTTGCCCAGCGGATCGTCGAGGCACGCAAGGTCGTGCTCACGAACAAGCTGAAGGCCTCGCGCTGGGAGCGCACCGACATCGCACGCGGCGCCATGGCCGACGAAGTGAATGCGCTCAAGCGCCAGCCGGGCAAAGACATCCTCACCATCGGCGGTGTCGGTTTTGCGTCGTCGCTCACGTCGGCGGGGCTGGTCGACGAGTTCCAGTTCTTCGTGAACCCCACGGCCGTCGGCGCGGGCCGCTCTGTGTTTCACGACACGCGCCATGGCCATGCGCTTCGGCTGCTCGGATCGACGGCCTACGACTGCGGCATGGTGGTGAACCGCTACGCACCCGCATGA
- a CDS encoding winged helix-turn-helix transcriptional regulator gives MALQQKSPCPINLALEVVGDRWSLLIVRDLMFAEKRHFREFLQSEEGISSNILTERLNTLVEHGVLSKTDDPTHKQKALYSLTPVGIDLLPVITQLGIWGRKHRPVTAESGAPAAALEKGGPVLQKKMRAALRKAHLGGR, from the coding sequence ATGGCCCTCCAGCAGAAGTCCCCGTGCCCGATCAACCTCGCGCTCGAAGTCGTCGGCGACCGCTGGAGCCTGCTGATCGTTCGCGACCTGATGTTTGCCGAGAAGCGGCACTTCCGCGAGTTCCTGCAGTCCGAGGAAGGCATCTCCTCGAACATCCTCACGGAGCGGCTGAACACGTTGGTCGAACATGGCGTGCTCAGCAAGACCGACGACCCCACGCACAAGCAGAAGGCGCTCTACAGCCTCACGCCCGTGGGCATCGACCTGCTTCCGGTGATCACGCAGCTCGGCATCTGGGGGCGCAAGCACCGGCCGGTGACGGCCGAGAGCGGTGCGCCCGCGGCCGCGCTGGAAAAAGGCGGGCCGGTGCTGCAGAAGAAGATGCGGGCCGCGCTGCGCAAGGCGCACCTGGGCGGCCGATAG
- a CDS encoding VOC family protein → MPLTLDHVVIAVHDLERAIADYVALGFHVLRGGDHPGRSTHNALVVFSDGSYFELIAWREPAPAERWWQLLQRHGEGIVDFALLPRDTAVTVADAKARGLVLEGPLDGGRVRPDGEHLRWQTARAPSADLPFLCGDLTRRALRVPEGAARVHPNGVLGVASLAIAVRDLDATLARYRALLGTVSDDTSTHIGEPVAVPASQVRVAVIALGSSVLVLSSPRDRASTAELGGDALAQRIAVRGEGPYALVLHTDRPQSTGTFDLARAHGAWIELDLPPLDELVAQGRARSDAANSTVGG, encoded by the coding sequence ATGCCCTTGACCCTCGACCACGTCGTGATCGCCGTGCACGACCTCGAACGCGCCATCGCCGACTACGTCGCGCTCGGCTTCCATGTGCTGCGCGGCGGCGACCATCCGGGCCGCAGCACGCACAACGCGCTCGTCGTGTTCAGCGACGGCAGCTACTTCGAACTCATCGCGTGGCGCGAACCGGCGCCCGCCGAGCGCTGGTGGCAGCTGCTGCAGCGGCACGGCGAAGGCATCGTCGACTTTGCACTGCTGCCGCGCGATACGGCGGTCACCGTGGCCGACGCGAAAGCGCGCGGCCTCGTGCTCGAAGGCCCGCTCGACGGCGGGCGCGTGCGCCCCGACGGCGAACACCTGCGCTGGCAGACCGCGCGCGCCCCGTCGGCCGACCTGCCGTTCCTGTGCGGCGACCTCACGCGGCGTGCCCTGCGCGTGCCCGAGGGCGCCGCGCGCGTGCATCCCAACGGCGTGCTTGGCGTGGCCAGCCTGGCCATCGCCGTGCGCGACCTCGACGCCACGCTGGCGCGCTACCGCGCCTTGCTGGGCACCGTGTCCGACGACACGAGCACGCACATCGGCGAGCCCGTCGCCGTGCCCGCCAGCCAGGTGCGCGTGGCGGTGATCGCATTGGGAAGCAGCGTGCTCGTGCTGTCGTCACCGCGCGACCGCGCCTCGACGGCAGAGCTGGGTGGGGACGCGCTCGCACAGCGCATCGCCGTGCGCGGCGAGGGCCCGTACGCGCTGGTGCTGCACACCGACCGGCCGCAGTCGACCGGCACCTTCGACCTCGCACGCGCGCACGGCGCGTGGATCGAACTTGACCTGCCACCGCTGGACGAGCTGGTGGCCCAGGGCCGTGCGCGCAGCGACGCGGCGAACAGCACGGTGGGCGGGTAG
- a CDS encoding ABC transporter ATP-binding protein, translating to MIATVARTGLLAPSPLRGEGWGEGLPERTTAPASGNATRPLLQLQKINSFYGPVQAHFDLDIEVRKGQIVSLLGGNASGKSTTMKIVLGLLKPRSGEVSFNGESTLGLSTPQIIRKGIGSVPEARRLFPAMTVRENLLMGAYARRDRAGVAEDLARMLELFPRVAERLGFLAGTLSGGEQQMVAMARALMGRPQLLCMDEPTMGLSPLYVDKVLGLIARINAQGVSVFMVEQNASLALQIAHHGYVLQTGRIVLSGPARALLADARIRDAYLGGEGAARTAS from the coding sequence ATGATCGCGACTGTCGCCCGCACCGGCCTTCTGGCTCCCTCTCCCTTGCGGGGAGAGGGTTGGGGTGAGGGTCTGCCCGAACGCACCACGGCACCCGCTTCCGGCAACGCCACGCGTCCACTGCTCCAACTCCAGAAGATCAACAGCTTCTACGGCCCCGTGCAGGCCCACTTCGACCTCGACATCGAAGTGCGCAAAGGCCAGATCGTCAGCCTGCTCGGTGGCAACGCGAGCGGCAAGTCGACGACGATGAAGATCGTGCTCGGCTTGCTCAAGCCGCGCTCGGGCGAGGTCAGCTTCAACGGCGAATCGACACTCGGCCTGAGCACGCCGCAGATCATCCGCAAGGGCATCGGCTCGGTGCCCGAGGCACGCCGCCTGTTCCCCGCGATGACCGTGCGCGAGAACCTGCTCATGGGCGCTTATGCGCGCCGCGACCGCGCGGGCGTGGCCGAAGACCTGGCGCGCATGCTCGAACTGTTCCCGCGCGTGGCGGAGCGCCTGGGCTTCCTGGCCGGCACGCTTTCGGGCGGCGAGCAGCAGATGGTGGCCATGGCGCGCGCGCTCATGGGCCGGCCGCAGCTGCTGTGCATGGACGAGCCCACCATGGGCCTGTCGCCGCTGTACGTCGACAAGGTGCTCGGGCTCATCGCGCGCATCAACGCGCAGGGCGTCTCGGTCTTCATGGTCGAGCAGAACGCCAGCCTCGCGCTGCAGATCGCCCACCACGGCTACGTGCTGCAAACCGGTCGCATCGTGCTCTCGGGCCCGGCCCGCGCGCTGCTGGCCGACGCACGCATCCGCGATGCCTACCTGGGTGGCGAGGGCGCCGCCCGCACAGCCTCCTGA
- a CDS encoding ABC transporter ATP-binding protein has protein sequence MPLPLLEVRGLVRRFGGLTAVNAVDLQVGEGELLSVIGPNGAGKTTLFNLVTGLDKPDAGQVRFDGHDITGLPAQQLAQRGLARTFQHGRVFANLSVLDNVLVGAHTRLRAVKPRVGGVPGLGALAELALALVQPSAVRREEEALRDEAREIIALFGERLTPRTDHPAYSLSYANRRRVEIARALALRPRLLLLDEPTAGMNESETAEMLEIIRGLKARGQTILLIEHKLDLVMQLSDRVAVLDDGRKIAEGLPDAVRNDPAVIEAYLGHRHVGEAQKEAVPA, from the coding sequence ATGCCCTTGCCACTGCTTGAAGTGCGCGGCCTCGTGCGCCGCTTCGGCGGGCTCACGGCTGTCAACGCCGTCGACCTGCAGGTGGGCGAAGGCGAACTGCTGAGCGTGATCGGTCCGAACGGCGCGGGCAAGACCACGCTGTTCAACCTCGTCACGGGCCTCGACAAGCCCGACGCCGGGCAGGTGCGCTTCGACGGACACGACATCACCGGCCTGCCCGCGCAACAGCTCGCACAGCGCGGCCTCGCGCGCACCTTCCAGCACGGGCGCGTGTTCGCGAACCTCTCGGTGCTCGACAACGTGCTGGTCGGCGCGCACACGCGGCTGCGCGCCGTGAAACCACGTGTGGGCGGTGTGCCGGGCCTGGGTGCATTGGCCGAGCTGGCCCTTGCGCTGGTGCAGCCGAGTGCCGTGCGGCGCGAGGAAGAAGCGCTGCGCGACGAGGCGCGCGAGATCATCGCGCTCTTCGGCGAACGGCTCACGCCGCGCACCGACCATCCAGCCTACAGCCTCTCGTACGCCAACCGTCGCCGCGTCGAGATCGCGCGTGCCCTCGCGCTGCGGCCGCGCCTGCTGCTGCTCGACGAGCCCACCGCCGGCATGAACGAGAGCGAGACGGCCGAGATGCTGGAGATCATTCGCGGCCTCAAGGCGCGCGGCCAGACCATCCTGCTGATCGAGCACAAGCTCGACCTCGTGATGCAGCTGTCCGACCGCGTGGCGGTGCTCGACGACGGACGCAAGATCGCAGAAGGCCTGCCGGACGCGGTGCGCAACGACCCCGCGGTGATCGAGGCCTACCTCGGCCATCGCCATGTCGGCGAAGCGCAGAAAGAAGCGGTGCCCGCATGA
- a CDS encoding OsmC family protein has translation MSHLNDYLAEKRTAVLARNATVAAGTAQPSQLKASVRAEGRSGVRRLRIREHQVISDSPPDFAGYNLGPSSPELQLGVLGTCVTHIFLIQAAERQVPLESLEVEVTGVIDPRGGKPGHEQTPIWPHEIGYTVHIDSPASREEIDALFEAVERNCPILNLLRNPQAIRAEVKLVNSKAALTSDRTADALATA, from the coding sequence ATGAGCCACCTCAACGACTACCTCGCCGAGAAACGCACCGCCGTGCTGGCACGCAACGCCACCGTCGCGGCCGGCACTGCACAGCCTTCGCAGCTCAAGGCCAGCGTGCGCGCCGAAGGCCGCAGCGGCGTGCGCCGCCTGCGCATCCGCGAGCACCAGGTCATCAGCGACAGCCCGCCCGATTTCGCGGGCTACAACCTCGGGCCGAGTTCGCCCGAGCTGCAGCTGGGCGTGCTCGGCACCTGCGTGACGCACATCTTCCTGATCCAGGCGGCCGAACGCCAGGTGCCGCTCGAAAGCCTCGAGGTCGAGGTGACCGGCGTCATCGACCCGCGCGGCGGCAAGCCGGGCCACGAGCAGACGCCGATCTGGCCGCACGAGATCGGCTACACGGTGCACATCGATTCGCCCGCAAGCCGGGAAGAGATCGACGCGCTGTTCGAAGCGGTGGAGCGCAACTGCCCCATCCTCAACCTGCTGCGCAACCCGCAGGCCATTCGCGCCGAGGTGAAGCTCGTGAACTCGAAGGCCGCCCTCACTTCCGATCGCACCGCCGATGCCCTTGCCACTGCTTGA
- a CDS encoding ABC transporter permease, producing the protein MSFTSFFDHTVNGLIIGNIYALLAVGLALIFGVSQLINFAHGSVYTVGAYIGWASITYLHTPLPITIALVVLGSGALGMLIERVGLRPLQGAARIAPLLATIGISFVLDILVQLVFSPDPRALPTQLPEWRLQIGTGTIGALDLLIAGIGITSAAVLFGFLRFTKLGWAVRATAQDRDAAQQMGVDVNRVNQTVFAIAAALGGLSGLLVGMYYNNISPAMSFQATLKGVVATVVGGVGNVPGAIVGSLLLGLIESYGVAILGTPYRNLFAFALLLVILVWKPNGLFGRKRVLPPEPLTGTFIAPSKPWRVPPRVLLALFAAAVLLPLFNPSPYVLQTLTNAWLYGALALSLTLVAGTIGQISLGHAGLLAIGAYASSLLVLDLHLSVGTGIVVAGVLTSLIGTALIFPAFRLRGHYVSIATLGIGEIVALTILNWESLTRGPIGVSGIPPLSLFGRDASSNEAIYWASFGALVLLALLQWRLLRSHLGRTFRAVREDEVAARAYGVSPDRYKALAFGFGGFAAGVSGAFTAHMYSYINHETFGSQISILALTMVILGGLGNISGALLGAVALVSLPELFRVTAEYRMLIYGVALLLLIRFRPQGLLGTV; encoded by the coding sequence ATGAGCTTCACCTCCTTCTTCGACCACACGGTCAACGGCCTGATCATCGGCAACATCTATGCGTTGCTGGCGGTCGGGCTCGCGCTGATCTTCGGCGTCTCGCAGCTCATCAACTTCGCGCACGGCTCGGTGTACACCGTGGGCGCGTACATCGGCTGGGCCAGCATCACCTACCTGCACACGCCGCTGCCGATCACCATCGCGCTGGTGGTGCTCGGCAGTGGCGCGCTCGGCATGCTCATCGAGCGCGTGGGTCTGCGGCCACTGCAGGGCGCGGCGCGCATCGCGCCGCTGCTGGCCACCATCGGCATCAGCTTCGTGCTCGACATCCTCGTGCAGCTGGTGTTCAGCCCCGACCCGCGCGCGCTGCCCACGCAGCTGCCCGAGTGGCGGCTGCAGATCGGCACCGGCACCATCGGCGCGCTCGACCTGCTGATCGCGGGCATCGGCATCACGAGCGCGGCCGTGCTGTTCGGCTTCCTGCGTTTCACGAAGCTCGGCTGGGCCGTGCGCGCCACCGCGCAAGACCGCGACGCCGCGCAGCAGATGGGCGTGGACGTGAATCGCGTGAACCAGACCGTGTTCGCCATTGCCGCCGCGCTGGGTGGGCTCTCGGGCCTGCTGGTGGGCATGTACTACAACAACATCAGCCCGGCGATGAGCTTCCAGGCCACGCTCAAGGGCGTGGTGGCGACGGTGGTCGGCGGCGTGGGCAACGTGCCCGGCGCCATCGTCGGCAGCCTGCTGCTGGGGCTCATCGAAAGCTATGGCGTGGCGATCCTCGGCACGCCGTACCGCAACCTGTTTGCGTTTGCGCTGCTGCTCGTCATTCTGGTGTGGAAGCCGAACGGCCTCTTCGGCCGCAAGCGTGTGCTGCCGCCCGAGCCGCTCACCGGAACCTTCATCGCACCGAGCAAACCGTGGCGCGTGCCGCCGCGCGTGTTGCTCGCGCTGTTCGCCGCGGCCGTGCTGCTGCCGCTGTTCAATCCGTCGCCCTACGTGCTGCAGACGCTCACCAACGCGTGGCTCTACGGTGCGCTCGCCTTGAGCCTCACGCTGGTGGCCGGCACCATCGGACAGATCTCGCTGGGCCATGCGGGGCTGCTGGCCATCGGCGCGTATGCCTCGTCGCTGCTGGTGCTCGACCTGCACCTGTCCGTGGGCACGGGCATCGTGGTCGCGGGCGTACTCACCTCGCTGATCGGCACGGCGCTCATCTTCCCGGCCTTCCGCCTGCGCGGGCACTACGTGTCGATCGCCACGCTCGGCATCGGCGAGATCGTGGCGCTCACCATCCTCAACTGGGAAAGCCTCACGCGCGGGCCCATCGGCGTGTCGGGCATTCCGCCGCTGTCGCTGTTCGGTCGCGATGCGTCGTCGAACGAGGCGATCTACTGGGCCTCGTTCGGTGCACTGGTGCTGCTGGCCCTGCTGCAGTGGCGCCTGCTGCGCTCGCACCTGGGCCGCACCTTCCGCGCCGTGCGCGAAGACGAGGTCGCCGCACGCGCCTACGGCGTGAGCCCCGACCGCTACAAGGCGCTGGCCTTCGGCTTCGGCGGCTTCGCAGCGGGCGTGAGCGGCGCCTTCACCGCGCACATGTACTCGTACATCAACCACGAGACCTTCGGCTCGCAGATCTCGATCCTCGCACTCACGATGGTGATCCTCGGCGGGCTCGGAAACATCAGCGGCGCACTGCTGGGTGCGGTCGCGCTCGTGAGCCTGCCCGAGCTGTTCCGCGTGACGGCCGAGTACCGCATGCTGATCTACGGCGTTGCGCTGCTTCTGCTGATCCGCTTCCGTCCCCAAGGCCTGCTCGGCACTGTCTGA
- a CDS encoding ABC transporter substrate-binding protein, with protein MPPLFTRHRFLRHAVALSAALLAAPLAAWAATASGEPVWFGVSGPLTGQNAQYGAQWKAGFDLAIDHINAQGGIHGRPLAYNFEDSQSDPRQSVAIAQKLVNDKRVLIELGDFSSPASMAASPIYQRAGLVQLGFTNSHPDFTKGGDYIWSPSISQADAQPLLADLAVKTLGFKRIAVLFLNTDWGRTSKDVLVKAAQERGAQLAIAEGYQPDEKDFRSTLVRVRDTNPDGLVLISYYPDGALIAGQVRSVGLKQPIAAVGSVYSPKFIELGGAAVNGIHTNTAFYPDEPRAEVQAFVKTFRAKYSKEPDAFNAYAYDAVVYAAAALRQAGPKADRKAVRDAFYKIKDVPSVIFGKATFDAQTRRVIGVKSVNLVVKDGKWAQIDEKAAVASSK; from the coding sequence ATGCCGCCGCTGTTCACCCGCCATCGTTTCCTGCGCCATGCGGTCGCACTGTCCGCCGCCTTGCTGGCCGCGCCGCTCGCGGCCTGGGCCGCAACCGCCAGCGGCGAGCCCGTGTGGTTCGGTGTGAGCGGCCCGCTCACCGGACAGAACGCACAGTACGGCGCGCAGTGGAAGGCCGGCTTCGACCTCGCGATCGATCACATCAATGCGCAAGGCGGCATCCACGGCCGGCCGCTGGCCTACAACTTCGAGGACAGCCAGAGCGACCCGCGCCAGTCCGTCGCCATTGCGCAAAAACTCGTGAACGACAAGCGTGTGCTCATCGAACTCGGCGACTTCTCCAGCCCGGCCTCGATGGCCGCCTCGCCCATCTACCAGCGCGCGGGCCTTGTGCAGCTGGGCTTCACCAACTCGCACCCCGACTTCACCAAGGGCGGCGACTACATCTGGAGCCCGTCGATCAGCCAGGCCGACGCGCAGCCGCTGCTGGCCGACCTCGCCGTGAAGACGCTGGGCTTCAAGCGCATCGCGGTGCTCTTCCTGAACACCGACTGGGGCCGCACCAGCAAGGACGTGCTCGTGAAGGCCGCACAGGAACGCGGCGCGCAGCTCGCCATTGCCGAGGGCTACCAGCCCGACGAGAAAGACTTCCGCTCGACCCTGGTGCGCGTGCGTGACACCAACCCCGACGGGCTGGTGCTCATCTCGTACTACCCCGACGGCGCGCTCATCGCGGGCCAGGTGCGCAGCGTGGGCCTGAAGCAGCCGATCGCGGCCGTGGGCTCGGTCTACTCGCCCAAGTTCATCGAGCTCGGCGGCGCGGCCGTGAACGGCATCCACACCAACACCGCCTTCTATCCCGACGAGCCGCGCGCCGAGGTGCAGGCGTTCGTGAAGACCTTCCGCGCGAAGTACAGCAAGGAGCCCGACGCCTTCAACGCCTACGCCTACGACGCCGTGGTGTACGCCGCCGCCGCACTGCGCCAGGCCGGCCCGAAGGCCGATCGCAAGGCCGTGCGCGACGCGTTCTACAAGATCAAGGACGTGCCCAGCGTCATCTTCGGCAAGGCCACCTTCGATGCGCAGACGCGTCGCGTGATCGGCGTGAAGAGCGTCAACCTGGTGGTGAAGGATGGGAAGTGGGCGCAGATCGATGAGAAGGCGGCTGTGGCGTCGTCGAAATGA
- a CDS encoding GDSL-type esterase/lipase family protein: protein MKRRHLLHMLAGVPATALLLSACGKRKASANALKPDARVLALGDSLTFGYGASPETAWPAKLGELTGWQVENAGVNGDTSAGALERLPALLSAGSYDAILIGIGGNDMLRGVSPASTRENLAALIEQARAHTPHVAVLATPAPDAMRAVVGSLSDAPFYEEVAKSGQVLLVAGVYSGVLSDAALRSDRIHANAKGYAQVAEQLAEQLKAAGWR, encoded by the coding sequence ATGAAGCGACGCCACCTCCTCCACATGCTCGCCGGCGTGCCGGCCACCGCCCTGCTGCTCTCAGCGTGCGGCAAACGAAAGGCCTCAGCCAACGCGCTGAAGCCCGATGCCCGCGTGCTGGCGCTGGGCGACAGCCTGACCTTCGGCTACGGCGCATCGCCCGAGACGGCATGGCCCGCGAAGCTCGGCGAGCTCACGGGCTGGCAGGTCGAGAACGCGGGCGTCAACGGCGACACGTCGGCGGGTGCGCTGGAGCGCCTGCCCGCGCTGCTGTCCGCCGGCAGCTACGACGCGATCCTGATCGGCATCGGCGGCAACGACATGCTGCGCGGCGTGTCGCCCGCCAGCACGCGCGAGAACCTCGCCGCACTCATCGAGCAGGCGCGCGCGCACACGCCGCATGTGGCGGTGCTGGCCACGCCCGCGCCCGATGCGATGCGCGCGGTGGTCGGCTCGCTCAGCGACGCGCCGTTCTACGAAGAGGTCGCGAAGTCGGGACAGGTGCTGCTGGTCGCGGGTGTGTATTCGGGCGTGCTGTCGGATGCGGCCCTGCGCTCGGACCGCATCCATGCGAACGCGAAGGGCTACGCCCAGGTGGCGGAGCAGCTCGCCGAGCAACTCAAGGCTGCGGGCTGGCGCTAA
- a CDS encoding MerR family transcriptional regulator — protein MQIGQLASATGLSRDTLRFYEERGLIRAERGSNGYRVYAKETVQMVGYIRTAQKLGFSLHEIGDNLPAVWESAAPDDAIAALLADKVAVIDQKIAELNALRQDLLARVPAGCPMAQAACARNRST, from the coding sequence ATGCAGATCGGCCAGCTGGCTTCGGCGACGGGCTTGAGCCGCGACACGCTGCGCTTCTACGAAGAGCGCGGCCTGATCCGTGCGGAGCGCGGCAGCAACGGCTACCGGGTCTATGCGAAGGAAACCGTGCAGATGGTGGGCTACATCCGCACCGCGCAGAAGCTCGGCTTCAGCCTGCACGAGATCGGCGACAACCTGCCCGCGGTGTGGGAGTCGGCCGCGCCCGACGATGCGATCGCGGCGCTGCTGGCCGACAAGGTCGCGGTCATCGACCAGAAGATCGCCGAGCTGAACGCGCTGCGGCAAGACCTGCTGGCGCGCGTGCCAGCGGGCTGCCCGATGGCTCAGGCGGCCTGCGCGCGCAACAGGTCGACGTAG
- a CDS encoding class IV adenylate cyclase translates to MARNVEIKARIDSVDRIAAIAATLADQGPTEIAQDDTFFRCEQSADRLKLRTFAPDRGELIFYRRADSSGPKESFYLITPVTTPDALRESLTLAWGQAGRVRKQRRLFLVGRTRVHLDRVEGLGEFLELEVVLQEGEPAEAGVAEAHALMARLGVAERQLVQGAYVDLLRAQAA, encoded by the coding sequence ATGGCAAGAAACGTAGAGATCAAAGCCCGCATCGACAGCGTAGACCGCATCGCAGCCATCGCCGCAACGCTCGCCGACCAAGGCCCCACCGAAATCGCACAAGACGACACCTTCTTCCGCTGCGAGCAAAGCGCCGACCGCCTCAAGCTGCGCACCTTCGCCCCCGACCGCGGCGAGCTCATCTTCTACCGCCGCGCCGACAGCAGCGGCCCGAAGGAATCGTTCTACCTGATCACGCCCGTCACCACGCCCGACGCGCTGCGCGAATCGCTCACGCTCGCCTGGGGCCAAGCCGGCCGCGTGCGCAAGCAGCGCCGCCTATTTCTCGTGGGCCGCACGCGCGTGCACCTAGACCGCGTCGAAGGGCTCGGTGAATTCCTCGAACTCGAAGTGGTGCTGCAAGAGGGCGAGCCCGCCGAGGCCGGCGTGGCCGAAGCCCATGCGCTCATGGCCCGGCTCGGCGTGGCCGAGCGCCAGCTGGTACAGGGCGCCTACGTCGACCTGTTGCGCGCGCAGGCCGCCTGA
- a CDS encoding cob(I)yrinic acid a,c-diamide adenosyltransferase, which translates to MGNRLSQIATRTGDDGTTGLGDNTRVPKDHLRVHAMGDVDELNSHIGVLLCEPLPEPVRELLVDVQHQLFNLGGELSMPGFTLLKPEALLQIDNALADHNATLPRLAEFILPAGTRAASLAHVCRTVARRAERAVVSLGATTELNDAPRQYLNRLSDLLFVLARVLNRMNGGDDVYWKSERMARAAAAESEDHSQGTTP; encoded by the coding sequence ATGGGCAACCGACTTTCCCAGATCGCCACCCGCACCGGCGACGACGGCACCACCGGCCTCGGCGACAACACCCGCGTGCCCAAGGACCACTTGCGCGTGCACGCGATGGGCGACGTGGACGAACTCAACTCGCACATCGGCGTGTTGCTGTGCGAACCGCTGCCAGAGCCCGTGCGCGAGCTGCTGGTCGACGTGCAGCACCAGCTCTTCAACCTCGGCGGCGAACTCTCGATGCCCGGTTTCACGCTGCTCAAGCCCGAGGCGCTGCTGCAGATCGACAACGCACTGGCCGACCACAACGCCACCTTGCCGCGCCTGGCCGAATTCATCCTGCCCGCCGGCACGCGCGCCGCGTCGCTCGCGCATGTGTGCCGCACCGTGGCGCGGCGTGCCGAGCGCGCGGTGGTGTCGCTCGGCGCCACCACCGAACTCAACGACGCGCCGCGCCAATACCTCAACCGGCTCAGCGATCTGCTCTTCGTGCTCGCACGCGTGCTCAACCGCATGAACGGCGGCGACGACGTGTACTGGAAGAGCGAGCGCATGGCCCGCGCGGCCGCCGCCGAATCCGAAGACCACTCCCAGGGGACGACGCCATGA
- a CDS encoding DinB family protein, protein MNPTTLAALAAFPSQLEAHYTAIPQAFRHWAPPSWEGVPSEAFTAIEQLCHVRDIEIEGYHMRFRRTLSETHPTLASIDSEPLAIERHYDTADAATVLAEFRLARVQTMEIVSQLSDVQLARTAVFEGYGPLTMRSLIHYLCSHDQQHLAGLQWLAGKIDAASLTT, encoded by the coding sequence ATGAACCCCACGACCCTTGCAGCCCTTGCGGCCTTTCCATCGCAGCTCGAAGCCCACTACACGGCCATTCCCCAGGCCTTCCGGCACTGGGCGCCGCCTTCGTGGGAGGGCGTGCCCAGCGAAGCCTTCACTGCCATCGAGCAGCTGTGCCATGTGCGCGACATCGAGATCGAGGGCTACCACATGCGCTTTCGCCGCACGCTCTCCGAGACCCATCCGACGCTCGCATCAATCGACAGCGAGCCGCTGGCCATCGAACGCCACTACGACACGGCCGATGCGGCGACAGTGCTCGCCGAGTTCCGCCTCGCACGCGTGCAGACGATGGAAATCGTCTCGCAGCTGAGTGATGTGCAGCTTGCACGCACCGCCGTGTTCGAGGGCTACGGCCCGCTCACGATGCGCAGCCTCATCCATTACCTGTGCAGCCACGACCAGCAGCATCTGGCTGGACTGCAATGGCTGGCCGGCAAGATCGACGCCGCCAGCCTCACCACCTGA